The following proteins come from a genomic window of Sorghum bicolor cultivar BTx623 chromosome 3, Sorghum_bicolor_NCBIv3, whole genome shotgun sequence:
- the LOC110433949 gene encoding protein DEHYDRATION-INDUCED 19 homolog 3-like, which yields MDSEHWISRLAAAKRYYAAQLGHVDDVPGMGTEEVEMEMEMEDDGDMEMEMEMEMALELGDATWPEVACPYCYEDHDVASLCVHLEEDHPYEPHAAPCPICSQRITRDMLNHITMQHGYLFKNGHRSRRFIIPERDAISLLSRDLRGTHLHALLGGVHGHRTNNAVATNISSDPLLSSFGLNFSTSDAPEPSKSASSIPDGASIRKEIPVQPWESSIDSSLTSEEREQKRKQATDRATFVQGLVLSTLFGD from the exons ATGGACTCGGAGCACTGGATCTCGCGCCTGGCCGCCGCCAAGCGCTACTACGCGGCGCagctcggccacgtcgacg ATGTGCCCGGGATGGggacggaggaggtggagatggagatggagatggaggaCGACGGCGacatggagatggagatggagatggagatggcGCTGGAGCTCGGGGACGCGACGTGGCCGGAGGTTGCCTGCCCCTACTGCTACGAGGACCATGACGTCGCGTCCCTCTGCGTCCACCTCGAGGAGGACCACCCCTACGAGCCCCACGCCGCG CCCTGCCCCATTTGCTCCCAAAGGATTACAAGAGATATGCTTAACCATATCACCATGCAACATGGTTACTTGTTCAAG AATGGTCACAGGTCTCGCAGATTTATTATTCCTGAGAGAGATGCGATTTCTTTATTGAGCCGAGATCTGCGTGGTACTCATTTACATGCTCTTCTAGGGGGTGTTCATGGCCACAGAACAAATAATGCAGTGGCCACAAACATTTCCAGTGATCCTCTTCTTTCATCTTTTGGCCTGAACTTCTCAACATCAGATGCACCAGAACCATCAAAATCAGCATCTTCTATTCCAGATGGTGCCTCAATACGTAAGGAGATACCAGTTCAGCCTTGGGAATCAAG TATTGATTCATCTCTGACAAGCGAGGAAAGGGAGCAAAAGCGGAAACAAGCTACCGACAGAGCAACCTTTGTGCAAGGCCTAGTGCTGTCTACTCTATTCGGAGATTGA
- the LOC110433969 gene encoding universal stress protein A-like protein: protein MAAPAPHQGQGQQGDHHQPKLQKVMVAVDESECSGHALEWVLRNLAPTLAPPLLVLTVQPHFPLGYVSAAAFGAPLGTVPPVAPELIKSMQEQQRQLTQALLDKVVAICAEHGVAVETIVEVGDAKEMICEAAEMKNVDLLVLGSHSRGPIQRLFLGSVSNYCVHHSKRPVLVVKNQG, encoded by the exons ATGGCTGCGCCAGCGCCGCATCAGGGGCAGGGGCAGCAGGGCGACCACCACCAGCCGAAGCTGCAGAAGGTGATGGTGGCGGTGGACGAGAGCGAGTGCAGCGGCCACGCGCTGGAGTGGGTGCTGCGGAACCTGGCGCCCACGctggcgccgccgctgctggTGCTCACCGTGCAGCCGCACTTCCCCCTCGGCTATGTCTCCGCCGCGGCCTTTGGCGCACCTC TGGGCACCGTTCCTCCGGTAGCTCCGGAGCTCATCAAGTCGATGCAGgagcagcagaggcagctcACGCAGGCGCTCCTCGACAAGGTCGTGGCCATCTGCGCTGAGCATGGG GTTGCTGTAGAGACAATTGTTGAGGTAGGAGATGCAAAAGAGATGATATGTGAGGCAGCTGAGATGAAAAATGTTGATCTGCTGGTTCTTGGAAGCCACAGTCGTGGGCCAATACAAAG GTTGTTTCTTGGGAGCGTCAGTAACTACTGCGTACACCATTCAAAGCGTCCAGTTCTTGTTGTGAAGAACCAAGGCTGA